A region of Campylobacter armoricus DNA encodes the following proteins:
- a CDS encoding YgaP family membrane protein, with the protein MSKIERILRITLAIVAFSLGIYFSTWWGLLGFIPLLTGIFGLCPIKVLSGKQACPLGVCPISKKKN; encoded by the coding sequence ATGAGTAAAATAGAAAGAATATTAAGAATAACTTTAGCCATTGTAGCTTTTTCTTTGGGAATTTATTTTTCAACTTGGTGGGGATTATTAGGTTTTATTCCTTTATTAACAGGTATTTTTGGTCTATGTCCTATAAAAGTACTTAGCGGAAAACAAGCTTGCCCACTTGGAGTTTGTCCTATTTCTAAAAAGAAAAACTAG
- a CDS encoding ArsS family sensor histidine kinase, whose protein sequence is MNKSSIFYTITFVFLLASVSVILAFLWLIKYDQQNYTNELNAKYSFIANVRLLYFNNVISEKEFQEQTKNYKMVELINPLSIRKIIYKAETIARAQTSTGVVEIITLKDDVYLKIIFDGKLYLYKDLEYQGYRYFVIKLIASIVMLVLLILYVFIIRKLKPLRSLKRQIDKFGENKLDEIQNVSKGNDEISQVATAFYESILRIQKLNKSRQFFLRNIMHELKTPITKGLITLEMLEDSKYKERLIGAFNRLEILINEFAAIEQITSGVGLINLKKYNILDLLDEAKDIAMSDDEKIKISIKESFSVNVDFKLFTTAMKNMIDNAMKYSEENTITIEITKDYLCFKNKGKALDKDLKYYTQAFTQGKKNKDSFGLGLYIVKTILDSHKLTLYYEYKDGVNHFYFNDIQNIILN, encoded by the coding sequence ATGAATAAATCATCGATTTTTTATACTATAACTTTTGTTTTTTTGCTTGCTAGTGTTAGTGTGATTTTAGCATTTTTATGGCTTATAAAATACGATCAACAAAATTACACTAACGAACTTAATGCAAAATATTCTTTTATAGCTAATGTTCGATTATTGTATTTTAATAATGTAATTAGTGAAAAAGAATTTCAAGAACAAACCAAAAATTACAAAATGGTAGAGTTGATCAATCCACTTTCTATTAGGAAAATCATTTATAAAGCTGAAACCATAGCAAGAGCTCAAACTAGCACAGGAGTAGTTGAAATCATTACTCTAAAAGATGATGTGTATTTAAAAATTATCTTTGATGGCAAATTATATTTATATAAAGATTTAGAGTATCAAGGTTATCGCTATTTTGTAATAAAACTCATTGCCAGTATAGTAATGTTAGTTTTGCTAATTTTATATGTTTTTATAATTAGAAAATTAAAACCATTAAGATCTTTAAAAAGACAAATCGATAAATTTGGAGAAAATAAACTTGATGAAATTCAAAATGTCAGCAAAGGAAATGATGAAATTTCACAAGTTGCAACAGCCTTTTATGAATCCATTTTAAGAATTCAAAAACTAAATAAATCAAGACAATTCTTTTTAAGAAATATCATGCATGAGTTAAAAACTCCTATCACTAAAGGTTTAATTACTTTGGAAATGCTTGAAGATAGCAAATATAAAGAAAGGTTAATAGGTGCTTTTAATCGTTTGGAAATTTTGATTAATGAATTTGCTGCTATTGAACAAATTACTTCAGGAGTTGGGCTCATAAATTTAAAAAAATACAATATCTTAGATCTTTTAGATGAAGCTAAAGATATTGCTATGAGTGATGATGAAAAAATTAAAATTAGTATCAAAGAAAGTTTTAGTGTAAATGTTGATTTTAAACTTTTTACTACTGCTATGAAAAATATGATAGACAATGCTATGAAATATTCTGAAGAAAATACAATCACTATAGAAATAACCAAAGATTATTTATGCTTTAAAAACAAAGGTAAAGCCTTAGACAAAGATTTAAAATACTATACTCAAGCTTTTACACAAGGAAAGAAAAATAAAGATAGTTTTGGACTAGGACTTTATATAGTTAAAACTATACTAGATTCTCATAAACTTACGCTTTATTATGAATATAAAGATGGTGTTAATCATTTTTATTTTAATGATATACAAAATATAATTTTAAATTAG
- a CDS encoding ATP-dependent helicase, which produces MPLSRLNEEQYKAASAPFGHNLIIASAGTGKTSTIVARIAFLLQNGIKPEKIMLLTFTNKASKEMIERLSRYFDKNITSKITAGTFHSTAYTLLKELNHDIILKPASELKILLRSIFEKRTFHHLSDTKPYMSSYLYDVYSLFQNTNTNLDKFYNWFCQNYDEQAIYAEIYEDILKEYEEEKSRFNYVDFNDLLIKLKQVLASHHFEFDEILVDEYQDTNTLQGSLIDAFKSKSLFCVGDYDQSIYAFNGADISIIGSFKDRFVDANIFTLNKNYRSSKNILALANKVILNNERLYPKELIVTREGDFKTPSLLTFNELFDQYSTIAKIILQSGVDLDEIAVIFRNNSSADGVEVALRELGIASKRKGGGSFFESLEVKNFCSMLAIALNPKDIMAFIHLLEYTKGVGGVLAKDIFDALLKLGHSSLIKGFLDPDANVSLKKYKKQSYQLGLFDDIEELASPSRFNLESEFNTHPILSLPKINELCAKNLEKIYLFIKKASECKISTQLVNLILENDYFKEICDILATKRATNKNSNVDLNKKNEILEKIEAKMFVLKELAKNYSDNYKYYNFLTLGASEMSSGSGVNLLSIHASKGLEFELVFVIDLAQGRFPNQKLMSMGGSLEEERRLFYVAVTRAKDTLYLSYAKYDKIKKSNYQPSCFLIEAGMCKEEIK; this is translated from the coding sequence ATGCCTTTATCTCGTTTAAATGAAGAACAATATAAAGCCGCTAGTGCCCCTTTTGGACATAATTTAATCATAGCAAGTGCAGGAACTGGTAAAACTTCAACTATAGTTGCAAGAATAGCATTTTTACTTCAAAATGGTATAAAGCCTGAAAAAATTATGCTTTTAACCTTTACTAATAAAGCTAGCAAAGAGATGATAGAAAGACTTAGTAGATATTTTGATAAAAATATCACTTCAAAAATTACAGCAGGAACCTTTCATAGCACAGCTTATACCTTATTGAAAGAATTAAATCATGATATTATTTTAAAACCTGCAAGCGAGCTTAAAATTCTTTTGCGTTCCATTTTTGAAAAACGCACTTTTCATCATTTAAGCGACACCAAACCTTATATGTCAAGCTATTTGTATGATGTGTATTCTTTATTTCAAAATACTAATACAAATTTAGATAAATTTTATAATTGGTTTTGCCAAAATTATGATGAACAAGCTATCTATGCTGAAATTTATGAAGATATTTTAAAAGAATACGAAGAGGAAAAATCACGATTTAATTATGTTGATTTTAATGATTTACTTATAAAATTAAAACAAGTTTTAGCTTCACATCATTTTGAATTTGATGAGATTTTAGTAGATGAATATCAAGATACTAATACCTTACAAGGTTCTCTCATTGATGCTTTTAAAAGCAAAAGTCTATTTTGTGTAGGAGATTATGATCAAAGTATTTATGCTTTTAATGGAGCTGATATTTCTATCATAGGAAGTTTTAAGGATAGATTTGTTGATGCAAATATTTTTACTTTAAATAAAAATTATCGCTCTAGTAAAAACATACTTGCACTGGCTAATAAGGTGATTTTAAACAATGAAAGATTATATCCTAAGGAATTAATTGTAACCAGAGAAGGAGATTTTAAAACACCGAGCTTATTAACCTTTAATGAATTATTTGATCAATACTCTACCATTGCAAAAATAATCTTACAAAGCGGAGTTGATCTTGATGAAATTGCGGTTATTTTTAGAAACAACTCAAGTGCTGATGGAGTAGAAGTAGCCTTAAGAGAACTTGGTATAGCAAGCAAAAGAAAAGGTGGCGGAAGTTTTTTTGAAAGTTTAGAGGTAAAAAACTTTTGTTCTATGCTTGCAATTGCACTTAATCCAAAAGATATTATGGCTTTTATACATTTACTTGAATACACCAAAGGGGTTGGTGGAGTTTTGGCAAAAGATATTTTCGATGCTTTGTTAAAACTTGGGCATTCTAGTTTGATTAAAGGTTTTTTAGACCCTGATGCTAATGTAAGTTTAAAAAAATACAAAAAGCAAAGTTATCAACTAGGGCTTTTTGATGATATTGAAGAACTAGCTTCTCCCTCAAGGTTTAACCTAGAAAGTGAATTTAATACCCATCCTATTTTAAGCCTACCTAAAATCAATGAGCTTTGTGCGAAAAATCTTGAAAAAATTTATCTTTTTATAAAAAAGGCAAGTGAATGCAAAATTTCAACTCAACTTGTGAATTTAATTTTAGAAAATGATTATTTCAAAGAAATTTGTGATATTTTAGCAACCAAAAGAGCGACTAATAAAAATTCCAATGTTGATTTAAATAAAAAAAATGAAATTTTGGAAAAAATCGAAGCTAAAATGTTTGTATTAAAAGAGCTTGCAAAAAATTATAGTGATAATTATAAATACTATAATTTCTTAACTCTTGGAGCTAGTGAAATGAGTAGTGGTAGTGGGGTTAATCTTTTAAGCATACATGCTAGCAAGGGTCTTGAGTTTGAACTTGTATTTGTAATTGATCTTGCACAAGGAAGATTTCCTAATCAAAAGCTTATGAGTATGGGTGGAAGTTTAGAAGAAGAAAGAAGACTTTTTTATGTAGCAGTAACTAGAGCTAAAGATACTTTGTATTTAAGTTATGCAAAATATGACAAGATAAAAAAGAGCAATTATCAGCCTTCATGTTTTTTAATCGAAGCTGGTATGTGTAAAGAAGAAATAAAATAA
- the msrA gene encoding peptide-methionine (S)-S-oxide reductase MsrA — protein sequence MSVFSKEIILGAGCFWCTQAVFDNIKGVIHTEVGYTGGKANPNYESVVNGDGNIEVAKIKYNEKQISLEKILEIFLKIHDPTSKDKQGADEGVQYRSAIFYQDNNDFKIISNFLQNAQKNYIKPIATQVAKLEIYYKGEEYHQDYFKKNPKQAYCRFVITPKLEKLANIASFSF from the coding sequence ATGAGTGTTTTTTCTAAAGAGATTATTTTAGGTGCGGGGTGTTTTTGGTGTACTCAGGCTGTGTTTGATAATATTAAAGGAGTAATACATACAGAAGTAGGTTACACTGGTGGCAAAGCAAATCCAAATTATGAAAGCGTAGTAAATGGTGATGGAAATATAGAAGTAGCTAAAATAAAATACAATGAAAAACAAATTTCATTAGAAAAAATTTTAGAAATTTTTCTAAAAATACATGATCCAACAAGCAAAGACAAACAAGGAGCCGATGAAGGAGTGCAGTATAGATCAGCAATTTTTTATCAAGATAATAATGATTTTAAAATTATCAGCAATTTTTTGCAAAATGCTCAAAAAAATTATATTAAACCCATAGCTACACAAGTGGCAAAACTTGAAATATACTATAAAGGCGAAGAATATCACCAAGATTACTTTAAGAAAAATCCAAAACAAGCTTATTGTAGATTTGTTATTACACCAAAATTAGAAAAACTAGCCAATATCGCTAGTTTTTCTTTTTAG
- the hypB gene encoding hydrogenase nickel incorporation protein HypB: protein MCKDCGCSINGHEHHHDHHHENPALKDEKTINVISKILSKNDHQAAHNREHFNEYNTLCINLMSSPGSGKTTLLEETIKALKDDLKIAVVEGDLETNNDANRIIKAGGLAHQITTGQTCHLDAFMVHEALHHFKLSELDIVFVENVGNLVCPASYDLGEHLNVVLLSVTEGSDKVEKYPVMFRKADLLVITKADLAQHFDFDFKAASMAAKRLNPKIDIMILDSKTKTGFELWINYLKMKKELS, encoded by the coding sequence ATGTGTAAAGATTGCGGTTGCTCTATTAATGGACATGAACATCATCATGATCACCATCATGAAAATCCAGCTTTAAAAGATGAAAAAACTATTAATGTTATTAGTAAAATTTTATCAAAAAATGATCATCAAGCAGCTCATAATAGAGAGCATTTTAATGAGTATAATACTCTTTGTATTAATCTAATGAGTTCTCCAGGAAGCGGTAAAACAACACTTTTAGAAGAAACCATTAAAGCATTAAAAGATGATTTAAAAATAGCTGTTGTTGAAGGAGACTTAGAAACTAATAATGATGCAAATCGCATTATCAAAGCAGGGGGCTTAGCTCATCAAATTACTACAGGACAAACCTGTCATTTAGATGCTTTTATGGTGCATGAAGCTTTACATCATTTTAAACTTAGCGAACTTGATATAGTTTTTGTTGAAAATGTAGGGAATTTAGTATGTCCTGCAAGTTATGATTTGGGTGAGCATTTAAATGTAGTTTTGCTTTCAGTAACAGAAGGTAGCGATAAGGTAGAAAAATACCCAGTGATGTTTAGAAAGGCTGATTTGTTAGTCATTACTAAAGCTGATTTAGCTCAGCATTTTGACTTTGATTTTAAAGCAGCTTCTATGGCAGCTAAAAGATTAAATCCTAAAATAGATATTATGATTTTAGATAGCAAAACAAAAACAGGGTTTGAGCTTTGGATAAATTATCTAAAAATGAAAAAGGAGCTTAGCTAA
- the hypE gene encoding hydrogenase expression/formation protein HypE, which translates to MKQITLAHGGGGEEMNTLINEIFSIFENNVLKEANDAAILDDLAFSTDSFVLNPIFLKDTNIGKLAVCGSVNDVLMVGAKPLYLSLALILEEGFEIEKLKIILNSIKEECNKVGVKLVCGDTKVVPKNKGDKVYINTSCIGKSIKKINTKDIKSGCSILVSRDIGAHGCAVLVERNNLEANIQSDCKNLKDEVLTLLNANIIIKAMRDATRGGLSAVLNEWAKLSNLELLIFEEKIPVCDEVLGVCELFGYEPYELANEGTFIICVDKKDEQKALEILKQFNPNAAIIGEITANEKARVVLENAYGAKRILEAPKGELLPRIC; encoded by the coding sequence ATGAAGCAAATTACTTTAGCTCATGGTGGCGGTGGTGAGGAAATGAATACTTTAATAAATGAAATTTTTTCTATTTTTGAAAATAATGTTTTAAAAGAGGCAAATGATGCGGCTATTTTAGATGATTTAGCTTTTAGCACAGATTCTTTTGTGCTAAATCCTATCTTTTTAAAAGATACAAATATAGGAAAACTAGCGGTTTGTGGAAGTGTAAATGATGTTTTGATGGTAGGAGCAAAACCGCTATATTTGTCTTTAGCTTTGATTTTAGAAGAAGGTTTTGAGATAGAAAAGTTAAAAATTATACTAAATTCTATAAAAGAAGAATGTAACAAGGTAGGGGTAAAATTGGTATGTGGAGATACCAAAGTCGTTCCTAAAAATAAAGGCGATAAAGTATATATCAATACCTCATGCATAGGAAAAAGCATAAAAAAAATTAATACTAAAGATATAAAAAGCGGTTGTAGTATCTTAGTTTCAAGGGATATTGGAGCTCATGGTTGTGCGGTTTTGGTTGAAAGAAATAATCTAGAAGCAAATATCCAAAGTGATTGTAAAAATTTAAAAGATGAAGTTTTAACACTTTTAAATGCAAATATTATCATAAAAGCAATGCGCGATGCTACGCGTGGTGGACTGAGTGCTGTTTTGAATGAATGGGCTAAATTAAGTAATTTAGAGCTTTTAATTTTTGAAGAAAAAATTCCAGTTTGTGATGAAGTTTTAGGGGTTTGTGAGCTTTTTGGATATGAGCCTTATGAGCTTGCAAATGAAGGAACTTTTATTATTTGTGTAGATAAAAAAGATGAGCAAAAAGCATTAGAAATTTTAAAACAATTTAATCCTAATGCAGCCATTATAGGTGAAATCACAGCTAATGAAAAAGCAAGAGTGGTTTTAGAAAATGCTTATGGAGCAAAACGCATTTTAGAAGCTCCAAAGGGCGAACTTTTACCAAGAATTTGCTAA
- a CDS encoding hydrogenase maturation nickel metallochaperone HypA has protein sequence MHELSITESLLELCEEYAQGKIIEEVHVKIGRLSGVEPPLLQRSFETFRENSSLCKNAKFIMHIQEVVVECQKCHFSGVLENNIFWCPKCEDKNLKIIDGEELYLMQLVLKEDENV, from the coding sequence ATGCATGAGTTAAGTATTACAGAATCTTTGCTAGAGCTTTGCGAAGAATACGCTCAAGGAAAAATTATTGAAGAAGTACATGTGAAAATAGGGCGCTTAAGTGGGGTTGAACCTCCACTTTTACAAAGAAGCTTTGAAACTTTTAGAGAAAATAGCTCTTTATGTAAAAATGCTAAATTTATTATGCATATTCAAGAGGTAGTAGTAGAATGTCAAAAATGCCATTTTAGCGGAGTGCTTGAAAATAATATCTTTTGGTGTCCAAAATGTGAGGATAAAAATTTAAAAATTATAGATGGAGAAGAACTTTACCTTATGCAACTTGTTTTGAAAGAAGATGAGAATGTATAA
- the tpx gene encoding thiol peroxidase produces MNSVLFKGNKVNLKGNNVQVGDMAPNITLKAKDLSGVEIAPKDKTQIIISVPSLDTPVCATEAREFNKKAAASGVEVIVVSMDLPFAIGRFCSTEGIENLKVASDFVSKEFGEKYGVLMADGPLEGILARAVFVVKNGVIAYKELVNEITELPNMQALEDFFSKSCGCSGCGCH; encoded by the coding sequence ATGAATAGTGTGTTATTCAAAGGAAATAAAGTAAATTTAAAGGGAAATAATGTTCAAGTCGGAGATATGGCTCCAAATATTACTTTAAAAGCTAAAGATCTATCGGGTGTTGAAATTGCCCCTAAAGATAAAACTCAAATTATTATTAGTGTTCCAAGTCTTGATACTCCAGTATGTGCAACCGAAGCTAGAGAATTTAATAAAAAAGCAGCAGCAAGTGGTGTGGAAGTAATCGTAGTTAGCATGGATTTGCCTTTTGCTATAGGTCGTTTTTGTTCAACAGAAGGTATAGAAAATTTAAAAGTTGCTAGTGATTTTGTTTCTAAAGAATTTGGTGAAAAATATGGAGTTTTAATGGCAGATGGCCCGCTTGAGGGAATTTTAGCTAGAGCTGTATTTGTAGTTAAAAATGGTGTCATTGCTTATAAAGAATTGGTAAATGAAATTACAGAACTTCCAAATATGCAAGCTTTAGAAGATTTTTTTAGTAAAAGTTGTGGATGCAGTGGATGTGGTTGCCACTAA
- the hypD gene encoding hydrogenase formation protein HypD, with protein sequence MDLINDFRNKERILALKELIASKITKPINIMEICGGHTHSIMKFGLPDLLPKEINFIHGPGCPVCVMPRERIDVALKLASMPNTIFCVLGDMLKVPGSYESLIDLRAKGADIRALYTPLDVIDIALKNLEKNVIFFAIGFETTTPMSGVIIEKSMALNLKNLFFHINHVLVPPAIEAIMQDKNVKIDAFLGPSHVSVITGSNIYEPIAKKYKTPIAVSGFEPVDIMLSVLNIVEQMNANTFEVYNEYHRVVSKEGNLKAKALIEKYFKPCDFEFRGLGVITNGGFCLKAEFAHLDASKVFDCKVQSKDESKACICGQILRGLAKPYDCKVFAKACTPKNPIGSCMVSSEGACAAYYKYYQDKA encoded by the coding sequence ATGGATTTAATTAATGATTTTAGGAATAAAGAAAGAATTTTAGCCCTAAAAGAACTTATTGCTTCTAAAATTACTAAGCCTATTAATATCATGGAAATTTGTGGCGGGCATACGCATAGTATTATGAAATTTGGCTTACCTGATTTATTACCTAAAGAAATAAATTTTATTCATGGTCCGGGTTGTCCTGTATGCGTTATGCCAAGAGAGCGTATAGATGTGGCATTAAAACTTGCAAGTATGCCAAATACTATCTTTTGTGTATTAGGCGATATGCTTAAAGTTCCAGGAAGTTATGAAAGCTTGATTGATCTTAGAGCCAAAGGAGCTGATATTAGAGCGCTTTATACACCTTTGGATGTGATAGACATAGCTTTAAAAAATCTTGAAAAAAATGTAATCTTTTTTGCTATAGGTTTTGAGACAACTACACCTATGAGTGGGGTGATTATAGAAAAAAGTATGGCATTGAATTTAAAAAATTTATTTTTTCATATCAATCATGTGCTAGTTCCACCTGCAATAGAAGCTATCATGCAAGATAAAAATGTAAAAATCGATGCATTTTTAGGACCTTCGCATGTAAGTGTTATCACAGGATCAAATATTTATGAGCCTATTGCTAAAAAATATAAAACTCCTATTGCGGTAAGTGGTTTTGAACCAGTTGATATAATGCTTAGTGTATTAAATATAGTAGAGCAAATGAATGCAAATACTTTTGAAGTTTATAATGAATACCACAGAGTAGTTAGCAAAGAAGGAAATTTAAAAGCTAAGGCTTTAATAGAAAAATACTTTAAGCCCTGTGATTTTGAATTTAGAGGACTTGGGGTAATTACAAATGGCGGATTTTGTTTGAAAGCCGAATTTGCACATTTAGATGCTAGTAAAGTGTTTGATTGCAAGGTGCAAAGCAAAGATGAAAGCAAAGCTTGTATTTGTGGTCAAATTTTAAGAGGTTTAGCTAAGCCTTATGATTGTAAGGTGTTTGCAAAAGCTTGTACTCCAAAAAATCCCATAGGTAGTTGTATGGTTTCTAGTGAAGGAGCTTGTGCGGCTTATTATAAATATTATCAAGATAAGGCATAA
- a CDS encoding Crp/Fnr family transcriptional regulator, translated as MENFISRFELEKQDLELIQKNLQIINIERNFKVNDKCLGFVKILKGELRTFILTPNAKEITLFHLKENDECVICSECNIDNISYDVFIQSTQDTRLAIIPSNTFLILKDKYPKINNYILTLLTKRFNALVKILEQALFMPLSSRICKFLKENADNDNTLKITHEALANHLGSAREAISRILKELEKEGKIKLERSKIILISL; from the coding sequence ATGGAAAATTTTATTTCTCGTTTTGAGCTAGAAAAACAAGATCTTGAACTCATACAAAAAAATCTACAAATAATAAATATTGAAAGAAATTTTAAAGTTAATGATAAATGCTTAGGTTTTGTAAAAATTTTAAAAGGTGAGCTTAGAACATTTATTTTAACTCCAAACGCAAAAGAAATTACACTTTTTCATCTTAAAGAAAATGATGAATGTGTTATTTGTTCTGAATGCAATATAGACAACATATCTTATGATGTTTTTATACAAAGCACACAAGATACAAGATTAGCTATCATACCTAGTAATACCTTTCTAATTTTAAAGGACAAGTATCCAAAAATCAACAATTATATTTTAACACTACTCACCAAGCGTTTTAATGCTTTAGTTAAAATTTTAGAACAAGCTTTGTTTATGCCTTTATCTTCTAGGATTTGTAAATTTTTAAAAGAAAATGCTGATAACGATAATACTTTAAAAATCACTCATGAGGCTTTGGCAAATCATTTAGGAAGTGCTAGAGAAGCTATTTCAAGGATTTTAAAAGAGTTGGAAAAAGAGGGTAAAATCAAACTTGAAAGATCTAAAATAATATTAATTTCTTTGTGA
- a CDS encoding HypC/HybG/HupF family hydrogenase formation chaperone translates to MCLSIPSKILEIDELNSAIVETLGVKRRVSLDLISEPLKVGDYVLIHVGFAMEKIDTQAAQESLKIYTDIAEKMQNGQIDENEGDMGLKNGFN, encoded by the coding sequence ATGTGTCTTTCTATACCTTCTAAAATTTTAGAAATTGATGAATTAAATTCAGCTATAGTAGAAACTTTAGGGGTTAAAAGAAGAGTGAGTTTGGACTTAATAAGCGAGCCTTTAAAAGTGGGTGATTATGTGCTTATACATGTGGGCTTTGCTATGGAAAAAATTGACACTCAAGCTGCACAAGAGAGTTTAAAAATTTATACTGATATAGCAGAGAAAATGCAAAATGGACAAATCGATGAAAATGAAGGCGATATGGGGCTAAAAAATGGATTTAATTAA